The nucleotide window CAAAAGTAAATGCATTGTGGCCTACTCAGGAGACAAATTGACGTCgactgcaggattcgagaacaTATCTGTAcccacgtgaccgttgttgcgcaatgaaaagcggagtattttgtctgatgcgggataaataACGTTACGTTTAAACTTTAGACAATTCCGTGAAAGATATGTAAGGTCTCGAAAGCccagacatttcaaaataaatactgAACAAATGTCAAACAATTTGATTCCTTCTGCAGACAGCAGATTGATTTGTAAATTATTTCAGATACTTGATCACAAAGCAGTTCAAGCAAATATAGTTGTACGTACAACGTCATGAATGTAAGCCTGTGTACTTCTCCGAAACGGAAATAAATGCcagcaaaattttaggtaatgAATTTCTGATTCTAATCTTGGAAAAGGAGGGTCAGTTGATATTTTGCAAAAGTACGAAGATTAATGGCAATTAGACCACGATTATACAGCGCCTGTCTGGAAACTAATAGCTAACATTGCCTTTTTCATGATCATAACTATCATATAACTTGCAAGAGACGATAACTTCAAAATCTTGCTATGTAAATAAGCCctattgaaaaaaacaaattaactttCCATGCGGTGGACTATTTTTTGGATGATGGAAATCTTTTACATCATTTAAACTTATTCAAGATTGGTGACGAGCTGAATTGATATCAATCTATTCATTCAGTTGCGGCTACCAATAAAAACACTACACGCCCCAGAACCAGCCTTATACATCTGCTGGATTCCACTATATCGGTGCATAGGGTGAAGTTCTGTTTCCTCAGGTCCCACCAacatttgacaagttactgaaaaactttCCCATCTGTAGGGTACTGACAAACATCATTTTGGTGATAGGCCACTGCTAGGATTGAACCCTGATTTTTACTGTACTGCAGGTTTCGTAATCAAGCAACTTATCAAGCCACATCAGGCTCCTGAAAACAACATCTTAACTGAAACACTAGTTGAACACAAGTTGCAGGAGGTATGACTGATAATAGTAATTTATTCTGCATAGATATATAAGTTTGAATTATCAACATTTTTGGTACTTTAACATCACAGGTGGCacaattgtttattttatgaatttgtcagggatcttctttttttcttttcttaaatgacaaaacaaaaaaaccattTTATCCCCCACAACTGTCTCCATACATCAAATTTCAGACAGTTACAACCTATATAAAGAAAATGAGCAATAACAATATTGATGGTGGTACCAGACCTAGGACCTCTCCCATATACTGTTGACCACAAAAcagatacacatacacaagtaGAGagcatgtaaacatttttgcaaaaataaaacTCCAAAAAGGTATGAGACAAGAAACTTTCTTTGAACAACTTTTTTGTGATGTTCACATTCATAAATACAAGCATTTTTTGTTCATACCACAAAATGTTAAAGCTGTCGgaatatgacagaaatatgCCATGCATagcaaatatttcatttgtgtttttcactAAGTAATTCCTCTGATGCTGTGTTATCAAATAAtaaccaaaaaaagaaaaaaaaaaactaaaggaAAAAATTACACAGGTAATGTTTTTCAACAAGTAGTTTTGcctacaaattttttttcaattgctTTAACATTTATTAgtaacattatacatatatatatatacaggttttttttttaatgcatctGTTAACGGTTAGGATGAAGTAGATAGTTCCTACAGCCTTGACAGCAGTGTTTAAATTGGAGTACAACACTTGGATAGGTGAATGATTACGACAAGTGCATATGTAAGTATTAAGAATGCCTTAAAAATCaatttgaatataaaaatatattaacactaataaaaaaatttgcatatatatagtaCTAAGATTATGAGCCATCTTTGTTGGATCTAATGCAAATTTTTAGAATTTATAATTTGTAGATGTCTGAGCGAGAAGTATGTTTCGTTGTTAAACATGAAGGGTGTGATGACAAATGGATTTCACAAAACTGTTAAGAACGACATTTCATGACATATCCACATAGTTAAAAATTTCATTAGGCTTTCCACTGACCcattatatataaatagtgAAAgatctgtacacatacatggaaTACAGATTTGACTATagcaaaatatataattaatcCTTTGTAAAAAGTGACCAGAGTTACAAAAATGTTGGAAAGAGTATGTTTTTCAAACAAACCCAAAGATGCCAAAGCTTGGGATATAAGATAAATGGCAAGTAATTTTTAGCATAAATTGCATGAATTTATCATACGTGTGGATGATTTTATGTGTGGATGATTTTATGTGTAGTAACTTAGACAAAGATTACAACAGTTGCATTGGTCCACACACAGGCACTACATGCACAAAGCTTCCCTCCCATGCATCAGCACGCTGTTCACAGCTGATATCCAGTAGTCCAGTCTCCTATCTGAAAAGTCCCTTATGCATTTACTTACACAATGAAGCACCCAGACCCCTAAAACAGCGCATGTAATTATATAAGCACCAGCTTAGATTCAAGTCACTGGAAGTCAAGGCACAAAGACATTTCAACAACTGAAGTTCACTTAAATAGAAACATCTACAGCTGGACTGTGCTACAATTTCTCTGACTCCACACGCGTGTGCAACTTCTCCAACTCCTCCCAGATCTCATCTGGGACGTCTTCATTCACCTGTTCCTCAAGATATTTCCTGATGTCCTTGACTTCCCGTTCCCAGAACTCTTTGGGCAGATCAAAGAGGGCTTGCATGTCGACACTTCCTTCCAAGCCCTCCATGAGAAGGGAGTTTGGTTTGGGCACATAACCGATCATGCTCTTCTCGGCAATGTCCTCCCCGTCAACTCTGCGACAAATCCAGTCCAACACACGAGCATTCTCCCCAAAACCTGGCCAAATGAACTTCCCCTGATCATTCTTGCGGAACCAGTTAACATGAAAGATTTTTGGCATGGTCGCATTAGGCCGTTTCTTCAAACACAGCCAGTGCTTCATATAATGGCCAAAATTGTAACCGAAGAAAGGCCTCATGGCAAACGGGTCGTGCATGATGACTTTACCTAAAATTTCaagacagaaaaatatttattttttcagtggcATTGAAAAAAcagtgctgaagaatttttcactcctATGACCGCagtggtttatgggtggaggaaactgaagtggatgtcaccaggtacatgacaaacttcTGACAAATGATTTGAACACaccacctcattggtcaagagccTGACTGTTGCAGCAAGCCAGAGCTTTAAACCTCTAGGCCTCTAGACCTTGTGGTCTTTACGAATCAAATAGCTCAGAACAGCTTAGTTGTTAAGACTTGGCTGTTAAAAAGTTGATTGAGAACCCCAAAATGACAATCGTAGCTCAAACCTACAATCAACACCATTCTTGCACTAACGAGTTACAATCACAACAGAACATTTAGTTGATTAAAATACCTTCAGATCGCATTGCTTAGTGCAAGTTTGTGGTCGGTCATTAAATTCTGCCTCACCTTTGTGTTCGGCAGCAGCCGTGGCCTCTGATCTCATACTGGCCCCCACAAATACACCATGATTCCAGTCAAATGACTCGTACACCAAAGGTACACCTGCAACAGTAAAACGTACAGCTATCAGAAGTCAACCAACAATCTGGGTTtattttgtccacaaaattAAGCCTGCATTGAACatctaaatatatacacaaattgtAAGAACGTTGTATTGAATTGTAAATTAATAAACAGCTGTCGAACATTGGGAAGTTGAACAAAATACGCTTCTCTGCTTTATGGCACACACTGAGAAACATGCCGAAGTGTTATTCCCATAGCTCAGACTAGTGCGGTCGTTATATTGTGGCTTTTGTGTTTAAATGCCATCCCTGATCACAGAGAAATTTACTCTACTGAACTTCCTCACACTAACAGTGACTTACATAATGTAGAACTATTAAAAACATTTGCAATGTGCCCTTTaaaattcaactttttcatggacaaatattttaaattttgcatcCAAACCTGATTCTGCCTCAGACAATATCATTAAACCAGTATTACTGTAACAAGGTTTTAGGATTTGGGTTTGATCTCTGCCAAAggggtgtttgttgtgtaacctgaTACTACTGAACCTTGTTTCATACCAAGTTACACAGCAGGCACAACgacaaagattttaaaattctgccCCCCTAAAATGAAGGGAAAGTGGaaagaatggcaaatttcccaTGGCTATATTCTTTCACTCCCACTGCAGAGCTCATGAATCTATAGAGACCAATCTATGGCAAGCTGAGCACTTGAGCcagatatttcaaagctgcaTTAGAAGAAAACACCTTTCTCAATGAAGCAAATCCCGATATTTCCCCtacatataaatcaaaaaacaaatcaaaaactgTTTGAAAGTTTCGTCtctattttgtaaatttgtacatgGCCCATACCTGACAGCAGAGTATGAATTAATGATATTCAATCAATGTCTCAGCCTTAATACTGATCacttaaaaatctgaaaaaatagaaTGTAGAATGTATACCTTCAGGTCTCCTGCCTCCAAAAATGATGGCTGAGATTGGCACTCCAGCAGGGTCCTCCCAGTGATCATCCATGATTGGACACTGACTAGCAGGGGTACAGAATCTGGGCAGGCAAAAACACAGACATcatattttattgctgtttacaTCATGCTCATGACAACATTAATATGATAGATTAATATAGCTATAACAGAATAATACAGAACAGTACAAAGACAATATGCCTGTACAAGCCATCACGCTTATGACAGCGCTGAACAAGCTCTTTCACCCAATGCAAGGGCTAATTCAGTACAAGGTAAGGCATCGTTACAAGTCTTCAGTAGCTCAACTGGTTGGTGAAGTGAGTGAAACAGGTCTGTTACAGCCAACATAAAActtgttttatgtacataacCACATGAAGACTTGCACAAACAATTTAATACTTACCAaaccaaatatttttaatttcacaTCTCGTTATTATAATTTGTATTACCACTCCTTCTTTGGGCACCCAAGCCGTGGATGCCCAAACCCTATAATGGGCTTCAAAATCGGCTTGGATCAAATCCAGTTGTGTCACATAAGTTTTATCTGAACAATTACTTTGGCCACCAGCACTTCCATCAAATAAGACAGTTCAAAATGGCCAACGTGTCCTCACTTACCTGGAGTTGGGATGAGCTGAATTTTTCTTGCTCTCAGGTGACCAGTCACTGACCCCCAGCCAGGACTTGATGGAGACAAATTTGGGGATTTCTTCTTCTAATCCCTCCCAGAAGAACCCACCATCACTGGTCTCAGCCACATTTGTGAATATTGTGTTCTTCTTGATTGTTTCCATTGCATTTGGATTTGTTTTAGCAGATGTGCCTGGAATGAATCATTGTTCATTGCTTAAGAAAGACAAGACaatcatgtacagtgtacagcaCAGACACTTCATTACCAAATTTAAAGGAAAGGATctctaaaaattgaagtaggcatcactaaatagatcacttaaaactatgcataaatatactttcattttttttacatttttgtgaaaagagttctAGGCACTCAAACATCTGAAtcctaaggtgggctttatggaccatactatcagaggttaggagtTTATCCAACTGTAATCaggacactgaatgttggaataactctttacCCATGAGAAAAAGATAACTGAAATAACTTTCCCCAAATATTCCTTCTTTCTAGTGAagttcaggaaaaaaaaaaggttgtgtgacgtcagagttcctagataccgccAGTATGGCCCAAAAACTCTACCactgtattcaaatatttgaatgcctttgaACACTCTTAAAAACaatctaaaaaaattaatggtgtttttatgcacagttttcagTATGATGAACCCTACTACATAGTTTGGCTTTCTATTACTTTAAGAAACAACAATTGTGGAGGCCAAGTTTAAGCATAAGGATTCCACTTGTAATACCATGACAGCTAATCTAACTTATGTGAAGTTCAGAGAAGGGATTCATTTTCAATGCTCCTAAGCCATAATTAACAGTAtaccagcccccccccccccccaaaaaaaaaaatgctctacTCCAAGTTATGGCCAACAAAGAGCTTTGGAGTATGGCCCAGTATGTTGAATTTGTCCTTACAATCtttaattaacaaatatatgaagtacacaacATCTGGAGAATTTAACATCAGAGTAGACCTACCTGGAGCGACTCCAAAGAAGCCAGCTTCTGGATTGATGGCTCTCAACTGTCCGTGCTCGTCAAACCTCATCCAGGCAATGTCATCTCCCACACAGGTGATCTTGTAGCCTGGCAGCGACGGATTCATCATGGCCAGGTTCGTTTTCCCACAGGCACTGGGAAAGGCTGCTGCCACATACTTCTTCTCTCCTTTAGGATTCTCTATACCTAAAATctgcacatgtaaatgagtTGGTACGTTAAAAACCTTGCCTGGGTAGTTTTCTGTTTCTGCTGTAGGAATATTTGGAATGGAAAAGGAGACAAAACTGTCAGCTGTGAAAAAACTGTCAgctgcaaaaaaaaactgtcaccTGTGAAAGTGTGAACTAGCTGAGCACATTTCCTACAAACAAATGATGCAGTAAATGGGCCATGTGGTCCAATGGATTAcatgagttgtctcccttcgaAAAGGACCATGGCGTAAACCCTGTCATATTATTATCTCTGTTTACATATGGAGTATAGGCATTGAACCCACCAGCATGTGTTCTGCCAACCATCCCTCATGCTTTGCCATAATGGACCCTAAGCGCAGTGAGAAACATTTCTTGCCCAAGAGTGAGTTTCCTCCGTAACCGCTGCCGTACGAGCAGATCTCATTGGTCTCTGGAATGTGAGCGATGATGGTTCTTTTGGGGTTACATGGCCAGTTGTTCACAAGGCCCTCTGAAACAGGCATACACAGCGACATTTTAAGGTTGTATTGACAAGGCCTTATGCAGGCATTTCTTTTCCTCATGCCATCCTTAGCCTGCTTCTGTACAAACTACACACAACCACTTGATATTGCTTTTAATAGTTTTCATGGAGAATAATGTTTGAAGTAGTAGTAACTTAATACATAGGAATCAAACACTTATACTTAAACTACTAAGagcaaatatttcacaaaatataataaaatatataatttcttcGGAAAGAGCAATTTGAAATGCATGGACCAAAATGTTCTCGAGTCATCTGTAAGGCATATCATGGGATATAAGCCGGCAAATCAAGACCTATCTTCAAGCCCATAAAATCTGAACAATGGATGTATATTGCAGAAGATTTTAAAAGGGGTAAAAAGGAAATAGTAATGTAATATGCTGAAGCActtaatttttaatataaaatcaaGATAGtacaatcaaaacaaatttcactaTTTGTTAAAAGACAATGATGGGCAAGATTGTGTGCATTTGTACAGGCTTTTCCAACACTAGTGGAGTCTATTTTGTACCTATTTTGATCTTGTTCCTTATTCTTATAGTTGGCccatttcaattatttttttcttcttttgcttGCTGGCTAGTGTTATGGTGAACAATTTCGCAGCCATGTCACAGCCAAATATATATTAACACACACATAAAGATAGGCCAAAAGTCTGTTAACATATACTATGTATGTGTCCATACATTAACAAAGACAACAGTCAGCATCGGCAGAAACCAACGTTTGGGTCATCATTCGACTGGGCATACGACACAATGAGCACATGTGAAACCAAACATGGATTTGAAGTGTTTTAGTACATACaacattcacagaaaaaaacacatgataaTATTTCGATATCACACAATTCAATATTCATGGTCTGCAATAAGTGCTAGGGTCCACAGGTTCCTGCACCAAGTATTTCACCAAGTTTATTTTACCAGAACCAAACACCATCACTATACAAAACATGCCTTATTTAaaatgtgaactacatgtaggtgagtgaATTTACTACACAGGGTTTGGACAGATAGACAACACATTTATCCCCCCTCTACCTACTGTTTGGGGAACGTGATCTGGATGATTTTACTATAGAGcgggaaaacaaataaaaaacatgaacTGAGGAAGtcaaaaaacaaatgtagcgaaaaaggaagttgtaagatataaaagaaaatgcaaaacaaaaaaaatcaacaaaactcAAATTTTAATTACAGTAATTCGCTGACTATTTCGACCAGCAGGTGTCAAGCCACATCTGTGTGCCAATCCATGAAATTTGCCACTTTTAGATCGAATGATCGAAACTTAAAACAGTGCCGCAATGGTTGGGTGGGTTATTTTCTCGCCTCAATCAATGGCTAGACAAACAATGACACGGGAGTGTGCTGCTCATAATATGCGAGATGAAAGTAGTCCGATGGATATACTCTTGAAAAATTCCACAAGACCTTTATTTTTATCCaagaattaaaatgaagaaagtagCCACAGTTGTttacaaacctgtaaattcTGAACCTGTTGCACAGCATGTTCTTGTCAAACTGGCAAGCTAAGTAACGACTGCTTCTCCAGCTGTCAACTACACTGCATCGGTGAATGTGTTATACAGGGAACAGCATGAAAATGCATTTCAGCGATAAAGACGTGACTGACAAGTATCTGCCCTTAAGCTCCGGTAAAACACAGGAGGGAAGTTTTGCAAGCCTTGCGCATGTGGTGTATCATCATTCCATCTTAGAAGCGATCTAGGTTTCTGCCATTTCATTTCGAAAActgtcagttatacatgtaaacatgggGCGAAGTTTCCTAATCTAACACATGTTCAAACCTCGTTCTCGCATGATTATAAGCCGACTGCCATGTCTGTACATAAGTAAATTTGTAATCTCCAGACATTCCCGATGTCACAAAATGGCGATCACAAACTCAACATGCACAGATTAAacactgtgtgtgcatgtgtggaTATGGATGCCCACTACCCACTTCATATTACAACAATTGTAAACACTGTGTTAATGCAAGGCTAAATCTATTCCTACTCATATTTTCTGGAAACTCAGTCACTGCATAAGTTTCACATGTAGCTAACCGACAGCTTACAGAATTGGCTATATGAAAATTTACCACGGCCTGAATTCCAAACAATTACCGAAACAGGTGGTTGGATTGGGTCCCTGCTATGATGGACAGGCCCTACAAACAATGTCGGAACTTCAAAGGCTATACCCAGAGCTGGGCGAAGTAGCCATTTGGATATCAATATAACTtggctgtttatatttgaatacacTGTCAGTTTTAGACTGACCCTTCCTCCCCCAAATTTACTCACAAATATATCGTAAGATATGAAAGCCTCCATTGGTAAGGTGTGAAGACTTACGTATGTTTTTATGCAAACAAAGTGGGTGAAAATAGATTTTCTTACAAGAAAAACATGAGTCAGACTGATTATAGCGGGTGGATAAGGTTACCCGCAACAGTCAAATAATTTCACCTAACATTGTATCGGCTGACATGTTATTGAGAATGACCCCCGTCTGAGTAGAAATTCAGTGTCTCACCGACCAGCTAACATATGTTCCCTTTACTCGCCCATGTATTGTTGGTTTGCTTTTCAAACACTTACAGATGaacttatataatatattaagtTGTGTAATAGGCTATTGAACATCTTGGCAGTCCGTCATTGCCCGTAGTGAACAAATGATAGTACACAAAAGACGATGTGGCTTGGGAAATCACCAATACATTTTTGGcctgcatttttgccttgtgtgTTAACTCAGACTGACCGCCCAAAGCATACGTTGCCCCTTCACTGGCGAGAGTGTATCCATGCAAACCGCCCACCAGTTGACACAAGCAGACTTTCTATATTGTCTATAGTTATATGGGTGAGAATCATCAAGGGGAAAGGCGAGCTATTCAACTTTTCTGATCAGACTCCCCTTCAGCCCCTGACCCTGTTTTGTCAACTTTCTCTCAAGCATTCCGACCATGAGTGCTGCTCAGCTGGTCGAAAAGGTCAACGAATTACGGCATCTATGTTCATGACAAATCTGTTCTGAATAGAATTCCAGTGATTTTGTCAACTCAAGTAAGCACTGTAATGTCTGCAGGAAACCAATAACTAAATATATTCACTTTATTCAATGAAGTTCAATTTTTTCAATCAAAATACCACAGTGTATATACCACAAAATATGACAATGACAGTAGTTCATGCTCAAATTAAACCAAAGCAAGCTGAtcaaattgtatattttttcaggTCTGTAATAAGGtggaaaacttttaaaataaaaagagtATGTGGTGGAGATCATCTAACTGCACTTACTGCTAGTGGGTAACGGCACCCCAACAGAATGAAGACATTTGACAAAGTCGCTATCTCCAAGGGCATCCAGTACTTGTGCACCCATCCTGGTCATCACCCTCATGCTGACCACTACATAGGCTGAGTCTGTCAGTTGAACACCAATCTTGGATAAGGGGGACCCCACAGGGCCCATACTGAATGGTATCACGAACATTGTGCGTCCtgtaaaacaatgtagtctacAGATACACTGTGTTCACAAATATATCTTCATTCATGTTCATCCAACttgaatattttgtcatttcgtAATGAGATacaaagaatttatttacttcaaaTATTTTGGTCCATCGTCATTCAGAGTGTCATgatacatttatgttgttaatttatctatttgattggtgttttacaccgttcaagaatattttacttctacagcgacggccagcattatggtgggggagcccgggggaatcccacgaccaatTTATAATGATATAGATCATCTACAAACGCATCATGTGAATAAGACACTATTCTGAGTGTATTTCTTCCAAATAACCTGCCTTTATTTGATCACCACTTCGTTTTAAATGTCATTCTATATCACACAATTCCTTATTTACATGAATAACATCTTAAAATTCAagtttcaaaaataaaacaactgcATAAGCCAAAACTGAATTTTACATTGATTAAATGTCCAGTTCATACCAACCTTAGTTAAAAATTTGCAGGAAAAAAAGGAAGAATGGGCATAAACTAGCAACAGCAGTAAGCAAAATGTTACCTCTCATACAGCCTGGGAACCTCATATTGAGCTCGGAGTCCAGGTCATCAGGGGCAATCCAGTTCCCAAGCTGCCCCTGCACACCTGTTTTGGGGATAGGAATGGAGTCTCTCTGGTAATATGTGGACATGAATGTTTTACTCTCCACACGGGCAACATCAGATGGGTCAGTCCGTGCAAGCCAGCTGAAATCACACCAAAACTGCTGATTCACTTGTTAAATTCTACCTGTTATCCCAGTATGTTTAATAAAATCTTccacttttttatttacatctaCTCACATCAGGGTCAGGCACCAGTTGATTTATTGATAAATTTTCTGAAGTCCACCGTCTCAAGGTTTGGTGGGAACAACCATTAAACTGAACAAACCTACATGTGATCGTGTTACTTTT belongs to Liolophura sinensis isolate JHLJ2023 chromosome 9, CUHK_Ljap_v2, whole genome shotgun sequence and includes:
- the LOC135475179 gene encoding phosphoenolpyruvate carboxykinase, cytosolic [GTP]-like, with protein sequence MASLGLKILRSCRLLQNGSKIPLYCTAQSRAFNMIYGDLNKLTPDVRHYVEENAKLCQPENIHVCDGSEKENEMLLYLLQRDGLIKRLRKYENCWLARTDPSDVARVESKTFMSTYYQRDSIPIPKTGVQGQLGNWIAPDDLDSELNMRFPGCMRGRTMFVIPFSMGPVGSPLSKIGVQLTDSAYVVVSMRVMTRMGAQVLDALGDSDFVKCLHSVGVPLPTSKGLVNNWPCNPKRTIIAHIPETNEICSYGSGYGGNSLLGKKCFSLRLGSIMAKHEGWLAEHMLILGIENPKGEKKYVAAAFPSACGKTNLAMMNPSLPGYKITCVGDDIAWMRFDEHGQLRAINPEAGFFGVAPGTSAKTNPNAMETIKKNTIFTNVAETSDGGFFWEGLEEEIPKFVSIKSWLGVSDWSPESKKNSAHPNSRFCTPASQCPIMDDHWEDPAGVPISAIIFGGRRPEGVPLVYESFDWNHGVFVGASMRSEATAAAEHKGKVIMHDPFAMRPFFGYNFGHYMKHWLCLKKRPNATMPKIFHVNWFRKNDQGKFIWPGFGENARVLDWICRRVDGEDIAEKSMIGYVPKPNSLLMEGLEGSVDMQALFDLPKEFWEREVKDIRKYLEEQVNEDVPDEIWEELEKLHTRVESEKL